In the genome of Deltaproteobacteria bacterium, the window TGTCAATGACTTGGAGAAGTTTGGGAAAAAATTAGAAAAGGCCGGCAAGGAGGTTGTTATGAGTTAATAGAATTATCTTCCCTGTTGAACTTTCAAGGGATGCGATTGGATATAACATACAGAACACAAATATTGATGGAGAGGTATTTGCGCATGGCAAGGTTCCGCTTGCATTTTCATGGAGATGTTATACATCGCGGCATTATGGTCTGAATAAGACCAATTGCAAACATCATTGCAGACTTTATCCTGACGGTATGGTTTTAAAAAGCATTGAAAAAGAGCCGCTCTTTACAGTAAACGGCACATCTATTTTAAGTGCAGAC includes:
- a CDS encoding U32 family peptidase, whose translation is MIFPVELSRDAIGYNIQNTNIDGEVFAHGKVPLAFSWRCYTSRHYGLNKTNCKHHCRLYPDGMVLKSIEKEPLFTVNGTSILSADAYTIVEFVEDLKEIGVKALRISPQRQNTKEIVDVFRKRIDGEISGEEGLALLKDTSPIGFCNGWYLGKAGKEYIEIQKLKCKMQN